CGTTCTGCGAACAATTCGGAGAACGGCCTTTGGAATCATGGGCGGAAAGGAAGCGTTTGTTACCGGATGGGATTCAGGAACAGAGGCATCAGGCCCCCCAGCACGATGAAAATGGAGAACGCGGCCAGCATGACTCCGGAAATGACCGGCACCTGCACGGGTTCTGCGTTTTCTGCGGGTTTGTCCCAGTACATGGAGCGGATGACTTTGAAGTAATAGTAAAACCCGGACGCTGCGCAGACGATCATGACGGGGAGCATCCAGCCCAGGTACAGCCCCGTATTGATGACGTGCACGAAAGAAATCATTTTGGCGAAAAATCCGGCCGTCAGCGGCACGCCCGCCAGGGAGGCGAACATGATGGTGACAGCCAAGGCCAATCGGGGATTGGTTTTGCCCAGACCGCGGAACGCGGAAATTTCCTCGCTTCCTCGCTGGATGCGAATCATAGCAAGGGCGAAAAAGACGCCGAAGGTCATGACCAGGTACACAGCTAGGTAGAACGGAGCGTTCGGAGCCAGCTGACCGTCCACAGTACCGATGAATAAGGGAAGGATGAAGCCTGCCTGCGCGATGGAGGAATAACCCATCATGCGTTTCAGGTTCGTCTGGGGAATGGCGCCCAGGTTGCCCACCAGCAGGGTAGCGGCGGCCATCAGGGCTACGACGAATTCGACGGGGGGCAGCACGGCGAATGGGGCCAGGATGATGCCGAGCAGGGCGAATCCGGCTACTTTGGAGGCTACGGAAAGGAAAGCCGTCACCGGAGTGGGAGCTCCCTGGTACACATCCGGAATCCACAGCTGCATTGGAACTGCGCCGATTTTGAATGCTGTGCCGAGCAGTAGCATGGCGAGGGCCAGGTACATGGCGGGGGCTATCTGGCCGGCCAGAGCGTGGCTGACGATGGTTTCATTATAAATGAATGTTCCCGTAATGCCGAAATACCAGGCCAGGCCGAAAACGAGGAATCCCGTGCTGACTGCGCCCAGAATCAGGTACTTGATGCCCGCTTCCGTGGAACCCAGGTTCCGCCGGAAATAGCCTACCATGATGAAGGAGCTCAGGGTGAGCACTTCCAGGGAGACGAACAGTTCCACCAGGTTGGAGGCTTTGCACAGGGAGGTGATGCCTACGCAAGCCAGCAGGGGCAGGATGTAGAATTCCCCCGTGCCCTCCTGGGATTTGGAGTCATTGGAGGAAAAGTTGATGACGGCCCGGAAATCTACGGAAAGCAGCAGGGTGACAGCTGTGGCGACGAGCGCCAGGATGATGTAGGTATTGTCATAGAGCCCTTCCATGTAGAAGGGAAGCATCGCCAGGGTTCCCGCCGCGCCAATCAGCCCGAAAAAGAATTTGGGCGTTTTTTTGCAGAAGGTCTCCGCCAGAAGCAAAAGCATTGCCAGGCCGGCCAGGATAAATTCCGGAATATACGCTTGCATGGGTAAAAGAAAAATCAGGTTAAACTAGGATTGTATTCGGAAGGGGAGAAATCAGGAGAAGAACTGAAGCACCAGCGTGGGGAAGAAGCCGAAGACCGCCAGGGCGATGACCAGGAAGCAGTTGGCCGCCCGTTCGGAGGGAAGCAGTTCCGTGGCGTAGGCGGAGGCTTTGGACAAATCCCCCTGGAAGATATTACGGTAGGCTCTCAGCATGTATACCGCGCCGATGACCAGCCCCCAGAGGCACAGGATGGTGGCGATTTGAACGGGGCCGAAGCTGTTGCTGAAACCGGCGAAACCGGAGAAAAAGACCATGAATTCCCCAGGGAAATTGGCGAGGCCGGGGAGGCCGATGGAGGCCATGCCCGCCAGACCGAAAACGAAAGCCATGCGCGGCAGCTTGGTGCCCAGTCCTCCCAGAGAGTTGATTTCCAGTGTGCCTGTCTGCTTTTCAATCTGTCCGCAGAGCAGGAAGAGAAGGGCGATTGTCAGGCCATGGGCCAGCATCAGCAGAGCAGCCCCTTTCAGCGCCCAGGGATTGGCTTCCGCGGAACCGGAAACCACCAGGGCGGCGAAAGCCAGGAAAATATAACCCATGTGCATCACGGAGGAGTTGCCCAGCAGCAGGTCCAGCCTTTTCTGGTTGACGGTCACGTAACCCACCCAAATGACATTGCAGACGAGCAGAACCAGCAGGATGTTCGTCCAGGGAAGGAATCCTGTTTCCATCAGCGGCTGGAACATGAAAAGCCCGTACAGACCAAATTTCTTAAGGACTCCGGCGTGCATCATCGCTACCGGAGCGGGTGCGGATGCGTAGGCGGGGGCTGCCCAGGAATGGAAAGGGAAAAGGGAAATCAGCGTGCCGAATCCGGCGATGAGCAGAGCTCCGATAAGTTCCGCATGGGCAAGTTCGCGCCCGCTGGCCATGAAGTCTTTCAGGCCGGAGAAGGTGAAGCCCGCCTGCGTGCCGATCATCAGCAGGGCGGCCAGCAGAACCATGGAGGCAAGCCCCAGGTAAAGCGTGGCGCGCCAGGCCGTGGTGCGGCGGTCGCCGCGTCCATACAGGCCGATCATCACGAAGGTGGGGATAAGAGCCAGTTCATGGAAGGCGAAGAAGGAGATCATGTTGTCGGACAGAAACGCCCCGGTGGCGCCTGCGGAAATCAGAAGGGCGGAATTGTACCAGGAAGCTTCTCCCCCCTGGGGCGGGTTGGTGCCCAACACGGAGGCGAAGGTAACCAGGATGGTCAGCAGCAGCATTACTTTGGACAGGGCCGGAGCCAACGTGAGCTGGAGGTCCATCCCTTCAAAGCGGGACCAGCAGGAGGAACAGCCGTCAAAGCTAACCAGGGCCCAGATGCCGAGGGCCAGCGTCAGGGTGGCGCTGAGCAGGGCTGTCGGGCGTGCGGGCGCCTTGCACAGACCGATGAGGGCCGCGGCAATCAGAGGAATGAGAACAAGCCAGATAAGCATGGTATGTGATTGGTTGGTTAGGTTAGCAGGAATAGAAGACGGTAAAGTAAATGACCAGGAGCAGGCCAATGCCGAAGAGGGCCGTATAAGCGGCCATGTTGCCGGACTGCAGACGGCGCAGCAGGGAGCCTATGGCGGCAGTCAGCCGCGCCAGTCCGCCCACGATGAGGCCGGAGATGATGAACTGGTCCATAAAGTCGATGATGGCGGCCAGAACTCCCTGGATGCCCCTGACCAGCACCTTATCATAGAACAGGTCGATATAAAGGCGGTTGGCGAGAGCCCGGGAAACAACATTGCCGGAGAGCTTGTCAGAAGCCGGGGAACCTGCGTAGAAGGCAGCCGCAAGCAGGATTCCGAGCACCAGTGCCCCCATGGAGACGTAGAAAGGCATGCCCATGTGGAAGCTTTCGGAAACGAATCCGTTGAAAGGAACCAGCCTGTCTGCGATAAATCCGTAGCCGGAGATGAGAGCCAGGACCGCCAGAATCAGCAGGGGAACCAGCATGAGGCCGCCTACTTCCGAAGCGTGTTCCGAGCTGTGGCTGCGGCTCCTGCCGAAGAAGACCACAAAGATGACGCGCATCATATAGAAGGTGGTCAGCAGGGCAACGCCTGCGCCGATCCAGAAGAAGACCGGGTTTTTGTGAAGGGCTGCCTCCAGAATGGCTTCCTTGGAGAAGAAGCCGGACGTGAACGGAATGGCAATCAGCGCCATGGTGGCGATGATGAAGGTGAGGGAGGTCAGCTTCATGCGCTTCATGATGCCGCCCATTTTCCAGATGTCCTGTTCATGGTGGCAGGCGAAGATGATGGCCCCGGCGCCCAGGAAGAGCAGGGCCTTGAACCACGCGTGGGTGAAGAGGTGGAACATGGCTGCCTCCCCGGCCAGCAGCCCCAGGGCCATGACCATGTAGCCGAGCTGGGAGAGGGTGGAGTAGGCCAGAACGCGTTTGATGTCATTCTGCTGGGTAGCCATGAAGGCGGCGATGACGGCCGTAATGGCCCCGATGCCGGTAATGACGTTGCAGGCCAGGGCGGGGAAAGCCTCAATGCCGATGGAGTATTGAACGCGCACCATCATGTAAACGCCGGCGGCTACCATGGTGGCCGCATGGATCAGGGCGGAGACGGGGGTGGGACCTTCCATGGCGTCCGGAAGCCAGACGTGCAGCGGGAATTGGGCGGATTTGCCCACCGCTCCGCAGAAAAGGCACAGCACCGTAATGTTCAGCAGGTTTTTACTGATTCCTACGGGTATTTCCATCAGGCTGAAATCCAGCGTGTTGGTCAGCGCCCAGAGGGTCAGAATGCCGATCAGGAAGCCGAAGTCCCCGACGCGGTTGCAGATGAAGGCTTTTTTGGCGGCGTTGGCGGCAGTGTCCCGGGTGTACCAGTGGCCGATGAG
This region of Akkermansia muciniphila genomic DNA includes:
- the nuoL gene encoding NADH-quinone oxidoreductase subunit L; the encoded protein is MFNIDIQYTWLLLFLPLVVAAFDWFLLTKRPNVAALTSTFSCLATFVLSLGLLDRTGSASFSWLPISDIFSVDLGFILDPLSSRMMLVVTGIGLLVHVFSLGYMADDKAKTRYFACLSLFMFSMTGIVLANNIAMTFIFWELVGLSSYLLIGHWYTRDTAANAAKKAFICNRVGDFGFLIGILTLWALTNTLDFSLMEIPVGISKNLLNITVLCLFCGAVGKSAQFPLHVWLPDAMEGPTPVSALIHAATMVAAGVYMMVRVQYSIGIEAFPALACNVITGIGAITAVIAAFMATQQNDIKRVLAYSTLSQLGYMVMALGLLAGEAAMFHLFTHAWFKALLFLGAGAIIFACHHEQDIWKMGGIMKRMKLTSLTFIIATMALIAIPFTSGFFSKEAILEAALHKNPVFFWIGAGVALLTTFYMMRVIFVVFFGRSRSHSSEHASEVGGLMLVPLLILAVLALISGYGFIADRLVPFNGFVSESFHMGMPFYVSMGALVLGILLAAAFYAGSPASDKLSGNVVSRALANRLYIDLFYDKVLVRGIQGVLAAIIDFMDQFIISGLIVGGLARLTAAIGSLLRRLQSGNMAAYTALFGIGLLLVIYFTVFYSC
- a CDS encoding NADH-quinone oxidoreductase subunit N, translated to MQAYIPEFILAGLAMLLLLAETFCKKTPKFFFGLIGAAGTLAMLPFYMEGLYDNTYIILALVATAVTLLLSVDFRAVINFSSNDSKSQEGTGEFYILPLLACVGITSLCKASNLVELFVSLEVLTLSSFIMVGYFRRNLGSTEAGIKYLILGAVSTGFLVFGLAWYFGITGTFIYNETIVSHALAGQIAPAMYLALAMLLLGTAFKIGAVPMQLWIPDVYQGAPTPVTAFLSVASKVAGFALLGIILAPFAVLPPVEFVVALMAAATLLVGNLGAIPQTNLKRMMGYSSIAQAGFILPLFIGTVDGQLAPNAPFYLAVYLVMTFGVFFALAMIRIQRGSEEISAFRGLGKTNPRLALAVTIMFASLAGVPLTAGFFAKMISFVHVINTGLYLGWMLPVMIVCAASGFYYYFKVIRSMYWDKPAENAEPVQVPVISGVMLAAFSIFIVLGGLMPLFLNPIR
- a CDS encoding complex I subunit 4 family protein, with product MLIWLVLIPLIAAALIGLCKAPARPTALLSATLTLALGIWALVSFDGCSSCWSRFEGMDLQLTLAPALSKVMLLLTILVTFASVLGTNPPQGGEASWYNSALLISAGATGAFLSDNMISFFAFHELALIPTFVMIGLYGRGDRRTTAWRATLYLGLASMVLLAALLMIGTQAGFTFSGLKDFMASGRELAHAELIGALLIAGFGTLISLFPFHSWAAPAYASAPAPVAMMHAGVLKKFGLYGLFMFQPLMETGFLPWTNILLVLLVCNVIWVGYVTVNQKRLDLLLGNSSVMHMGYIFLAFAALVVSGSAEANPWALKGAALLMLAHGLTIALLFLLCGQIEKQTGTLEINSLGGLGTKLPRMAFVFGLAGMASIGLPGLANFPGEFMVFFSGFAGFSNSFGPVQIATILCLWGLVIGAVYMLRAYRNIFQGDLSKASAYATELLPSERAANCFLVIALAVFGFFPTLVLQFFS